The genomic region TTTCTGGCATCAACGGAGCACCATGCACGCGCGCTCTGAAATTCAGGCCACGCTTGGCGTTTCAACGCCCTGACGATATTCATGCGTTTGGCTACACAGACGACAAGCTGGACAGGGCGCGCGCTGAGCGCCTGCGCGAGAATTTCCCAGAGCTGACCATTCAGACGCCGCTCATCGACGCTGGCCTGAGCAAGGAGGCGGTACTGGAAATGGTGCTGCGCGCCGGGATCAAGCTTCCTCCGATGTATGCCATGGGCTTCCACAACAACAATTGCATTCCGTGCTCGAAAAGCCAGAGCCCGGCTTATTGGGCACTCATTCGCGAGTGCTTTCCAAATGATTTCGCGCGGATGGTTGAGCTAAGCCGCCGACTGGATGTGAGGCTGGTCAAAATTAAGGGAGAGCGACGTTTTATCGATGAAATCCCGCTTAGCCAACCGACCAACAATCCGATCCAGCCGAGCTGCGATTTTTTGTGCGCGCTTGCTGAGCAAGGCTTGGAGGATCAATCATGAATTACGATCGCGTCAATGCTGTGCATGTGAGTGTTTTCCGGCCCGGCTATTCGCCGACGCCGCTGGTGCGGGTCGTTGCGCCCAATCAGTCCCACAATTACCACGATCGCGGCCTCACCCTCGGCGAGGCGATCGAGCTGCACGATAAATTGCAAAAGGCGATCGAGGACATCCGTGCGAGGGCAGAGCAATGACCCTCACAATCGACCGCAACGCCATTGACGGGCTCAAGGCTCAGATCGTCCTATCCGACGTGATTGGACAATCCGTGCGCCTCAACCGGTCCGGGACATGGATGCTCGGCCTTTGCCCGTTCCATGAGGAAAGCAATCCCAGCTTTGCGGTCAAGGATATCGATGGGCGCTATGTCTGTTTTACCTGCGGAGCGCATGGCGACATCTTCGATTGGGTGGCGCACACCGACAATCTGGATCCGAAAGCGGATTTCCTCAAGGTCTTTCGCCGGGTGCAGGATATTGCGGGCGATCATTCGGTCGCGACGGCCCTGCCACAGCATGACACGGCCATGCGCGGCGAGAAGATCAAGACCGACACCGAGGAGCGCCGCCAAAAGGCAATCCGGCACTGGCGCAAGGGCAGGCCGATCGAGGGCACCAAAGCCGAGACCTATTTGCGCGATTGTCGCGGGATCCGCACGGTCGATTTTTCCGGTATGCCGTTCCGCTTCATTGATGATCATGAGCGCTGGATCTGGTGCGATCAGCTGAAAAAGCCGGTCATGGTCGGGCGCTGGCCGTGTCTTCTCACCGCCATTCAGGAGGTGGTGCCAAACGCGGATGGAAAGCATCGTTTCCTCGCGCTGCACCGGACATGGTTCGAGCTGGGAAACCCCAAAAACCCGCAAGGCAAGGTCAAGATCACCTACACCGAGCCGGGCGGCAAGGTCCGCAAGATTGCCCGCAAAAAGATCGACGGAGACTGGTTTGGCCGGGGCGCGATCATGCTGACCGGGGCGGGCGAGGTGCAGGCGACGACCGAGGGGATCGAGAATGGCCTGACGGCGCTGGAGCTTGGCCCATACAAGCACGTTTGGGTGTCTGTCTCGCTCAATGCCTTTGCGACCATGCCGCTTTTGCCGGTCACCCGCCGCCTGGTCATCATCTCGGACAGCGACTCCAAATCCCGCCGCGACGCCCTGATGCATCAGGAGCAATTGACCGGGGCGATGCACCGGCAACGGCTCGATCACAATGTCGATGTGGATCTCAAGCCCGCCCCGCCGGGCTATGACCTCAACGACTGGCACCTCAAGCAACTTTTGCATCACGCGCTGGCAACCGGCCAGTAGGAAATCACCCCTTTTGAATGACAATTCAAGAGGATAACGCCCTTTTTGACGCTGGAGGAAATCACCATGGCGAAAGCCCTTTCAAGCACCGCATTGCGCGCGATCAACTGGCGCGTGGTTGGCCTCATCGTCAACGCCCGCCGGGTCGCGGCTAGCATGAGCGAGGAGGATCTCGCCGCCGAGCTTGGTCTTTGCACCAAGACTGTCCGGCGCATCGAAAGCCAGCAGGCTTGCAGCGCCTACACCCTCCAAAAAATCATGCTCTGGACCGGTGAGCGCCTTGAGGTGCTGAGCTGGCAGGGGGCGAAACTTGAGGGGATGGCAGCATGAAAGATACAGATTTCAACATCAACACCGGCGATCGCCCTCGGCTGGCCTGGGTCAACGTTGACCTGATCATGACCGACAATAACTATCAGCGCGATTTGGTATCAGCACGTGTGAAAAAGATACTCAAGAGTTTCAGTTGGAGATATTTCCAGCCGGTCACCCTCGCGCCGAAATCCGACGGGACATATGCGGTGCTGGACGGTCAGCATCGGGTTGAAGCAGCAAAGCTGCATCCGACCGTCAGTGAGGTGCCTGCAAGCATTATCGAAGCCTCTTGCGTTCGGGATGAGGCCGACACCTTTGTCAAGGTCAACACAGAGCGGTCGAGCGTTAGCACCATAGACCGGTTTTGGGCGGGCCTCGTCGCAAGTGACGATGATGCACTTTCTGTTCAAAGGGTCGTAACAGCGGCAAATTGCCAGATCGCACCAGCCACCGGCGTTCTCAAACCGCGTATGACCAACGCCGTTGGGGCGGTGTCCAGAGCCATTCGCAATTATGGCGACAAGGCTGTCATCGATACCATGAAAACAATATGTGCCGCATGGCCTGAAGATGGAAAAGCCCTCAAAGGAACAATCATCACGGGCCTGTCTAGAGTGTTGCGCGCTAATCCTGACGCCGATCTGGATCATATCACACATGTTCTGAAGGATCAGGACATGGCGACATTTACGGCCAATGCGGAGGCAATCAGAAAGATTTCCGGCGGCACCGCCGACACCGCAATCGCCAAGACCATTATCGAGCAATACAACCGTTCCAAACGGAAGAAGCTTGAATTGGTTCGTAAGGACCAAGGAGGGCAGTCATGAAACTCGACCGATCACGCGCTGCCGTGCGCAAGCGCCATGCCGAATGGTTCAAGGCTTATGTCGAGGATGGACAGTCGACGCACGCGATCGCAGCGGCGGCGGGGATGCGGCATCACACGACCGTTTATAACGGCATCATGGCACACGCTCGCCGGATTGGCCTGAAGGTGTCGCGGCTGGAGGATCTGACCAAGCCGCGCGAGGACGGGCCATCCATCGACTGGTCGGATTTCAGCTGGCATGTGCGCTATTGGCGCGAGCGCCTCGACCTGACCGAGGAGGAGGCCGCCAGCCGCGCCGCCATCAGTCGCACCGCTCTGCGCAACGCCGAGCAGGGGCGCACCATCGAAAGCGTCACCATGCTCGCCCTGTGCAGCGCCATCCCGCTCAACCCGCTCGCTTTCTTTTCCAACCCGTCCAAATCCAACCCGACCAAGGAGTCCTGCCATGACCGCAACATCGCATCCCGTACGCCGCCCGCGTTCAAGACCCGGCCAACCTGTGCCGCTTGAGGCCGCCAGCGTCTCCTGCGCCTTTGGCGTTCATCCGGTGGCCGATGGTCCGCGCATGATCGCGCCCATTTCCATGCATGGCCTGACCATGCAGGACAAGGTGCATGGGGCAAAGCTGGCGCTTGAGGAGCACGGCAACGAGCGCGACGCGGCCCGCTCTCTCGGCCTCGATATCATGGCCTTTCGCAAGCTGATGATTGGCAAAAAATATCCCCTGCCCATCGCCATGCTGCACGGCCTGCACAAAAGCGGGGAGCTAGTCTAATGGCAAGAATTTATGTCGCCTCATCATGGCGCAATGAGTACCAACCCTCGATTGTCGAATACCTGCGACTGAAGGGTCACGAAGTTTACGACTTCCGAAACCCTCCAAATGGCGTGCCGGGCTTTGCTTGGTCATCTGCCGGAATGCCTCCGCGTGAAAGCCTTCTCGCTGAGACATATAGAGAAGTTTTAACCACCTCACCGGTTTGCGCCCTTGGCTTTCAAAATGATTTTCGCGCCATGCAGTGGGCGGACACATGCCTCTTGGTTCTCCCCTGCGGTCGATCAGCTCATTTGGAGGCGGGGTGGTTCTGCGGCGCTGGAAAGCGCTGCATAATTCTGACCCAAGACTATGAGGAGCCGGAGCTAATGGCCCTCATGGCGACCGACATTTGCGTCTCTATGGCTGAAGTCATCAAAGTCCTGAAAGGCGGTGACGCATGACCGGGCATATTCAAGAAAAGTACCGCAAGGCACTGGAGGACACCAAGATTTACCTCAACGGGGCCGGTTACGGTGATCCGGACAGCTTCGAGAGGCTTATGAATATTCAGGACGTTTTGCTTTCGATGGGTGACCAGTCTATTACACCTGCCACCCCGTGGCGTCCGACCCATGTTCATCGCAAATCAGGCGAAAAATACTGTGTGCTTCACGTTGGCCTCCTTGAGGCCGATTTGAAGCCGGTTGTGATCTATGAGAACCGGGATCACTGCGTTTGGGTTCGCCCTGTGTCCGAGTTTCTCGATGGTCGTTTTGTTGTGTTGCAGCAAGACAATCTCGCAGGCGTGTGACTGATGCCACTCAAAAGACCGCGCCGCCCAAAGCAGATGACCGAGCCGATCCGCTCAGCTTCAACCGAGGTTGCTTATCGCATTTGCGAGTTTGCCAACGGTCGCAGGAATTGCGTGTGCAAGAACAATCAACTGCGCACGCCATGCGAGTCGCTCAAATCGATCGCCAAGGAATGCGTTGCGATCGCCAGAGCAGAATTGAAAAGGAAAGCGACTGATGCCTAAAAGCCGCCGCAACACCAATCGAACCGCCGCGCGAAAGTTGGCCCAGAAACAGGCTTTAGATCAGGCAAAATCGGTACAGACAAAGCCGCCTGTTAGCGTTGGCTTCATTACGAGTGACGGCCATTACGCAGCCGCACTTTCGCTTTTGTCGAAAAGAGGAAAGTGACCGATGAGTAAGAAAAAGCGGATTGCAAAGGCCATTGAAATCGCCGTGCGATTGGGAGGCATAGATGGCGCTCATCACAAGGCGTGGGTAATTGACCAAATGGTGCGCGCCCTAACCGGCTGCCCAGATGTTACTGGAGAAGCGCTGGGGCCGAACAATGTGCCTTACAGCTATTTGGCACAAGGCGAAAGTAAGGAATATCAAAAGCTCGTAAAGAATGCCTGTAAAGGTGAAGACGGGCCAGAAACATACTCTTGGGACACAGGTATCGCTCCATGACTGAAACAGGCACCATCGCCCACACCGCGCGGACGCACAATGCGCCCAATCCGCTGGACGCCCCGCCGATCGCCAGCACGGGCCACACGACCGAGGATTTCAAGGCCGAGCTGGACGCGCAATGCCCTTTCACGGCTCTTGGCTTTTCCGGCCAGAACTATCACCTGCTCAACGCCGCCGGGGAGCTGGTCAGTCTGACGCCGTCCCATCTGGAGAAGCAATCGACGCAAGCGGCCTTGGTTCATGGTGATATTTCGTGGTTCAAAACCCGCTTTCCGCCGCGCGATCACCGGCAGGATTTTGACCGGTTGGAAGCGCTCAACTGGATTATGATGGAATGCAGCATCAAGGGCTATTTTGACCCGGCGCAGCACAAGCTGAGAAAGACCGGCATCTGGCGGGTCGGGTCCGGTGAGGATTCGCGTCTGTTGGCGCACCTTGGCAGCCATATCTATTTCGAGGGTCGCGAGATGGATCCGGGCTTTCAGAAAGAGGGGGCTTTCTATCTCATCTCAAACGCCATCCCGCGCATGAGCGAGCCAAAGGACGCGGCCAGCGTCGGGGACTGCAAAGAGATCCTCGACGTGGTCAATACCTGGACATTCAAGGATGGAGCGCGCGGACCAAACCTCTGGCTTGGCTGGATGATGGCGGCGCAATATGGCGGCGCGCCGGAATGGCGCGTCCACATGATGGCCGGGGCCGAAAACGGCGCAGGAAAGTCGACCTTAGCTCAGCTGCTGGAGGGCCTACTCGGCGGCTTGGGTCAATTCATCAACGAGGCGACCGAGGCCGGGATCCGCCAGAGCGCCGCCGGTCGGTCCGGTGCGATCATTTATGACGAGGTCGAGGGCAAGGAGGAGGGCGGATCGGTCGCCCGCATCGTCGAGCTGATTAGGCGCATGTCTGGCGGCGCTGGCGCAGTCACCCTGCGCGGCTCAGCCGGGGGCAAGTCGAGCACCTTTGTCGTGCTTGGCGTCGCCTATCTCACCGCGATCCTGCCTCCGATGCTGGAGCCACAGGACAGGTCGCGCTTTGTCGAGATCCACCTCGGCCCGCTCATCAAGGGCGAGGAGGGGATGGCCAATGAGGAAAAGGTCAACCGCATGTTGGCCCGCACCGACAAGCTGTCACCGCGTTTGAGGCGGCGCGCCTTTGACAATTGGGACCGGTTCAACGACTCCATCGCAGCCTATCGCGCATCATTCGCCAAACTGGAAATCAGAGCCCGTGACGCGCTGCGCTTTGCGACGGTGTTAGCTGGGCGCGACGTGGCGCTCTATGACGACATGCTCGACGGCGACTATTACGACGAGGAGGCGACGCTCTATAAGCCGTTGATTGATCAGACCTTGTCAGACGGCAGCGACGGAGAGGGCATCCAGTGCCTCAACCAGATCCTGATGATGCCGCTGTCCATGCTGCGCATCAATAATACCTTGAGTCTTGGTGAGATGATCGCCATGGCGCTCAATGGAGACGAGTTACATGCAAAATCGCTATCAAGAATGGGGATCAGGGTCATCCCGGAATATGAACAAAGCGACATACCGCCCGGAATGCTCGTCGCCAACTCTCACCCAAGACTGGAAGAAATCTTTTCTGGCACAAAATGGGCGCACAAACAGTGGCAACAGGCCTTGCGATACATCGACGGCGCTCATGCCTTGGGCAGAGTCAAGAAGTTTGCTGGCACCCCAGCGCGAAGTACCTACATACCGCTTAACTGCCTGCCGGAACCGCAGAAATCAGACAATTCTACAGTCCCGTAGGGGTTACACCGTTACCGCGCCGATACCCCTCAACGTTACGGTTAGTGCATTGAAAAATAGCACCAATTCCGAAAGGTAACAGGGGTAACGCCTCTATATAGACACCCTAGATGCGTGCGCCCGTATATAGAAATCTACCGTTACCCCGTTACCTTCGTTACCTTAGGTTGATTTGATTTTATATTTCAGACAGTTAATGGGGTATCGGTCGTTGGTAACGCTTCAAAATCAACCGTTACACCTCTCCATCACCGACAAAAGGCCTAAAGATGACCAGACCAATCGCAATCGACAAACTGATCGAGTGGACCTATGCCATCGAGATGGCGCACATGGCCGAGGTGACCGGCGCGCATTGGGTCACACCAAACGGCTGTGGTAGCAACTGGAACGCCTTTGCCAATCTGGCCGCGCTCGGCTGCATGGTCTCGTCGAGCGGCGGCACGCCCGAAAACCAGATGCTTGGCTGGGAGATCCATCCGGACGCCGCCGCCGTTCATGCCGAGGTGCTGGACCTGCCGGATCGCCGGGCAATCAATCTCGTCATCATGCACGCGATCTTGCGCAATCATCCCGACCCGCTGGCCGACGAGCATGTCTACATCGACCCGCGCGCCGCCAAGGGGCAAATGCGGATCAAGATGGTTTACGCAAATCCGGTGCGATCCGCCGATCCGATCGCCTGCGTTATCCCGTGGCTGGGCGGCGATTTCAAAATGATCACCGAGGCGCGCGTCGACTATGCCCTGTGGCGCACCTCGCTTGACCTCATTCAAGAGCGACTGAGCACCTCCGGAATACTGACGAGCCACCAGCCGACCGCCTGCATCCTGCCAGCCGAGCCATGGAATGGAATCGAGCGGGCCGGGACAAACAGTCCGGATATGTGGCAAAGCGCAGAAAACCGCCACTCATCCGCCAGCTATTGACGTTCGGGAAAATATTTGACAAGACTAGGGACATTGGAAAAGGCCACAGAGAGAAACCCGGAGCGTTGATGCGCTGCCGGGTTTTTTCTTGCCCGGCCTCTTAGGACACTTGATCGCATAATGCAAAGTCCCAACCCAAAGGTGATGAGATGTAGCAGAAACCCCAGACCCGACACCGGACACCATTACGTCGAGTTGAGATAGAGCGGGCCGCGCCTTGTGCCGGTCCGTTCGCCTTTTGGGGAGCGGTCAATGTCCAGCGTGAATTTCCAAGTGCATGCCAATCTGGAAGATTTGAACCAATTGGCCGATGCGCTCAACAATGCCAACAAAAAGATTTCCAGCAAGGCAATCGCCCGTGTCACCCGCAAGGCTCTGAAACAGGGCGTTGACGTGGTGCTGGATGACGCCGCCTCTGACCTGGCCGACACCGGTCTTTCGAGATCCAAGGTGCGCCGGTCTGTTGCCATCGCCTATTTCAACGGCGGCGGTGCGTCATCAGAGGCGGTCATGTCGTCGGGATGGTTTCGCCTTGCCGATCATGGCCTCGGTCGCAAGGGCGGCGGGGGCATCACCAACAAGCTGGGATATTTCCGAGGTGCATTCAAGGCGTCGATGGGAAGCGGTCACCGGGGCATCTTCACCCGCATCGGATCGGCTCGCTTTCCGATCCGTGAGTTGTGGGGTCTCAACCCGATGCGCGAGATCGAGCGTGGCAACTCCGAGGCACTTGAGAACGGCGGCGACCATGCCGCTCAAGCCCTTGAACGCTTCGCAACCGAGCTGCTCGAAAGCGCCCTCTGACCGAGCGGTGAATGTTTCACGGGATTGTTTCACGGGTCCTTTCCAGCCCCCGCCACCAAGTGCGGGCGAATGTGACCGTCGGGGGTGGCGAGATTTTGGGCTTAAAAAAAGCCTTAAAAACTTAATTTAAGCTGGTGTTTCACGGGGTTGTTTCACGCGGCTTGCTTAAATTGTCCGGCGGTGTGGAAAGTGGACACGCAAGACGGAGTAGACCTGCAGGGCTGATGCGTAGCTATGCCCGACCGAGACGCTTTGCGATGGTGCAGATCACCATTGACGCTTTCGCGGTGCTGGTAGTTCGCAGGAGCCGGGGTGACGACCGGCCCGGACAATTGAGATCCCTGTCCAGCCTGAAGCCCTACGCCTGTCGTGGGAGGTTGATGTAGGGCTGGACGGGGTGGCTTTTGCAAGGATTGTGATGGTTTGGATGAGCAGGGGTAAGGGCCGAGCGGATCCTTAGAGCGTTATGGCCGACATTGTTTCCAAATCAGAGTTTGCCAAGCGGATCGGGGTCAGTGCCGCTCGCATCTCTCAGATGTTGAGCGAGGGCAAGATTTCCGGCGAGGCCGTGCATGGCGAGGGTCGGCGGGCCAAGATCGATGTGGAGGTCGCCTGCAGGCAGATCGGCGTCAGGCGCGACATAGGCCAAAGCCTTGGCAATGGCGCGACGACCAACCTCAACCCGGATGCTGGGGTGAGCCAATCACAGTCTGCGGATCCTGATCACACCGGCCAGCGCCTGCAAAGGGAGCCGACCGAGGACGAGATCGTCAATCAGGAATTGCGGGAATACAAACGCCGCGCCGCCGCCCGCAAGGACCGGCAGGAGGAGGAGGAGGAGTTGCTCAGGGTTGGGCGGCTCATGAAGACCGAGGACGCGGTGCGGGAAATGGAGCGCATCGTCGCCCTGATCACCGACATTCTGACAGGCCATCCCGACCGCCTTGGTGACGAGCTGGCGGCGGAGTTCCAGATCACCGACAAGCGGGCACTGGTGTTTTTCTTGCGCAACAATTACCGGGCCTTGCGCGAGCATATCAGCGACGAGTTGAACCGGTTGGCAGAGATCGAGCCGGATCTGGTCGCTGCTGATCTTCTGACGGGCGGAGCGAAAAGCAATGTTCCAATGGGCCAATCCGGCGAAGCATCTCCGGCTGATCTCGGCGAGCAAGATCCGGCCAGCCCAGAAGATCAACCATAATCAGTGGGCACGCGATAATATTGTTTTCGGGCCGGATGAACCGTTTCCCGGCCCGTATAACGACGAGAAATTCCCATACTTTCCGCCCATTCTGGATGCGCTGTCGGATGACGATCCTTGCCAGATCGTCACGATCATGAAATCGGCGCAGCTTGGCGGGACCATCATCATCGTGATTTTTGTTGCGGTGTCGATGATCACCGGGCCGATCCATTTCATGTATGTGCAGGCGACGGAAAGCGCCGCCAAGAAATGGCTTTCGGAAAAAATGGGGCCACTGTTGAAAGGGATCCCGGCCCTCCGCCGGATGTTCCCGGACAACAGTTCAAAGGCCAAGAATACCGATCAGGAGAAGGCAACCGAGGACGGGCGCGGCAAGATCGAGGCGATCAGCGCACAATCAAAGGATGACCTGGCTCAGGTGTCGCGGCCCAAGCAGGCGCAGGATGACCTGTCGAAGTGGGAAGAAAACGCCGCCGGGGATCCTGAGGAGCAGGCCGACGACCGATCGAGGGCTTATGAGTTTCGGAAAATCCTGAAGGTCTCGACGCCGCTGCTATGGCCGGGCTGCAAGATCACCAAGAATTATCGGGACGGGTCGCAAGAGGAATGGGAAGTCCCTTGCCCGCATTGCGGTGAGTATCAGGCGCTTGAATGGGAGAATTTCAAGGCCAATATCGACGAGGAAAATCCAGACAACTCGCACTTTACCTGCATCCATTGCGGCTGCGAGATCCATGATTATCATCGACCCCAGATCATGCCCAAGGGGCGATTTGTAGCGCGCAATCCAAAGGCGATGGCCATTCACCGGAGTTTCTATCTCTGGACGGCTCACTCGCCCTTGCAGAGTTTTGGCTCGATTGCCCGCAAGTGGATCCGGGTAAGAGGCATCCCGACCGCCGAACAGGTATTCATGAATAACGACATCGGCGTCGCTTATGAGGTCGCCGGGATTAGCGCCAAGGTCGAGGATCTGAAATTGCGGTCGGAAAATTCCGACTATGATCTCGGTGCTGTGCCTGCCGGATTTTACGAGCTGTTTTATGGCATCGACTGTCAGGATAACAGGGTTGAATGGACGTTAATAGCCTATGGCCGCAACGTGCGCCGGGCGGTGATCCAGAAAGGGATCATTCCGCATCACATCTCGGAGGATGAGGCCAAGGCTGCGCTTGACGAGTTGGTCAGGCGGCGATGGCGCAATTTTGCCGGTCATTATCTGGAGGTCAAATGCACAGCGATCGACGCCAACGCCTTTCGGGACGATGTGGGCGATTGGGCCAAGCGCCACGCAAAAGCCAAGGTGATCATGGTTCGCGGCAAGGCCGACGACAGCATGGCTCCGATGGTCGAGGTGAAATGGGAATATGACAAGCGCGGAAAGCGCAAGGTCAACCGCTTATAAGGGCCGGTTTTACCATTTCAGCGCCAACGCCTTCAAATGGGCTCTTTACCGATCCCTGACCAAGATTGACGACCCGGCGCGCCGTTCCTATGTGGCCTTTCCGCGTGGCCTTGATGACGATTATTTTGATCAGATAGCCGCCGAGAAGCGTGTCCGAAAGGTCACCAAGACAGGCTTTGTCAAATATGTCTGGGAGAAGGATCCCAATCAGGCCAACGAGGCGCTGGACATGCTCAACCAAGCTGAGGCTGCAGCCCGCCGTTCTGGCGTCTTTGATGCGTCTGATGAGTATTGGGACAAGCTTGAGGCGATGTTGGGCCAGTCGGATCCTGATGCCCAGATGGACATCGAGGACATGATGGCAAGGCAAGACAGCAAAACAGCAGTGATTGCAGAGACTGCCGTCAAGTTGCATGCGGCCTTAACGGACCTGCAGAAACAGGCCGAGGCGACCGGCGGCAACAAGCCGTCCACTCCGGACAGAGCGGAAAGCGCGACCTTGCGCAGAATACGCGAGAAGCGGGAAAAACGCGAAAACAACAAGGGGCCGTAGCGCCCCTTGTTTCACGTACAGTTCCCGTGAAACAGAGGCAATGATATGGCTGACACCGAAGCATTGGAGGCACGGCTGGCGGAGGCGGAAAGCACTCTGCACAAGCTACTGACCGGTGATCTGGAGCGGGAAATGTCGCAAGGCGGCAAGTCGGCCAGTTTCAATCTGCCAAGCGAAAGCAAGCTGCGGGCCTATATCGACGAGCTGAAACAGCAGCTCGGTCAGTCTGTTTCGCGTCGCCATCACAATCGACGCATCCGTTTTCAATGAGGGGCTGACATGCAATCAAAGACACTGATTGACAAGCATGGTGCTCCGCTGTCCGCATATCGACCAAAGGTGTCGGCTCGTGCGGCGATCGGGCGAGCCTATGAAGCCGCCAGCCTGACCAGCCAAAGCCACGGCGGTTGGCGTCCTCAACGCCACGCGCCACAGTCGGCGCTGTCAACCGACCGCAACATGATGGTTGCTCGCACCGAGGATATGGGGCGCAACAATCCATGGGCGTCGGCGGCGCTCCAGCGCAAGCTGGAAATGGTGATTGGTGTTGGCTGGAAATTTGCCAGCCGCCCAAACAGCAAGCGGCTTGGCATCAGCAAAGAGCAGAGCCGCGCTCTCGGCGATGAGATCGAGGCATGGATCGCGGCTTATTGCAGCGACACAGAGTTGCGCAACGATGCGGCCCAGCGCGAGTCCGTTGCCATGCAGATGGGGTCGGCTTTCAAGCATTGTCTGGTGACCGGCGATGCGCTTGGTCGGCTTCACTATCTGGAACGGGGCGGGGAAG from uncultured Cohaesibacter sp. harbors:
- a CDS encoding phosphoadenosine phosphosulfate reductase family protein, with the protein product MSRTLCWFSCGAASAVATKLTLAQVPDAIPVYCATGSEHPDNTRFLADCEKWFGKSVTTIRSEKFKDTWDVWERERYLSGINGAPCTRALKFRPRLAFQRPDDIHAFGYTDDKLDRARAERLRENFPELTIQTPLIDAGLSKEAVLEMVLRAGIKLPPMYAMGFHNNNCIPCSKSQSPAYWALIRECFPNDFARMVELSRRLDVRLVKIKGERRFIDEIPLSQPTNNPIQPSCDFLCALAEQGLEDQS
- a CDS encoding CHC2 zinc finger domain-containing protein, coding for MTLTIDRNAIDGLKAQIVLSDVIGQSVRLNRSGTWMLGLCPFHEESNPSFAVKDIDGRYVCFTCGAHGDIFDWVAHTDNLDPKADFLKVFRRVQDIAGDHSVATALPQHDTAMRGEKIKTDTEERRQKAIRHWRKGRPIEGTKAETYLRDCRGIRTVDFSGMPFRFIDDHERWIWCDQLKKPVMVGRWPCLLTAIQEVVPNADGKHRFLALHRTWFELGNPKNPQGKVKITYTEPGGKVRKIARKKIDGDWFGRGAIMLTGAGEVQATTEGIENGLTALELGPYKHVWVSVSLNAFATMPLLPVTRRLVIISDSDSKSRRDALMHQEQLTGAMHRQRLDHNVDVDLKPAPPGYDLNDWHLKQLLHHALATGQ
- a CDS encoding DUF6551 family protein yields the protein MKDTDFNINTGDRPRLAWVNVDLIMTDNNYQRDLVSARVKKILKSFSWRYFQPVTLAPKSDGTYAVLDGQHRVEAAKLHPTVSEVPASIIEASCVRDEADTFVKVNTERSSVSTIDRFWAGLVASDDDALSVQRVVTAANCQIAPATGVLKPRMTNAVGAVSRAIRNYGDKAVIDTMKTICAAWPEDGKALKGTIITGLSRVLRANPDADLDHITHVLKDQDMATFTANAEAIRKISGGTADTAIAKTIIEQYNRSKRKKLELVRKDQGGQS
- a CDS encoding terminase gpA endonuclease subunit, translating into MFQWANPAKHLRLISASKIRPAQKINHNQWARDNIVFGPDEPFPGPYNDEKFPYFPPILDALSDDDPCQIVTIMKSAQLGGTIIIVIFVAVSMITGPIHFMYVQATESAAKKWLSEKMGPLLKGIPALRRMFPDNSSKAKNTDQEKATEDGRGKIEAISAQSKDDLAQVSRPKQAQDDLSKWEENAAGDPEEQADDRSRAYEFRKILKVSTPLLWPGCKITKNYRDGSQEEWEVPCPHCGEYQALEWENFKANIDEENPDNSHFTCIHCGCEIHDYHRPQIMPKGRFVARNPKAMAIHRSFYLWTAHSPLQSFGSIARKWIRVRGIPTAEQVFMNNDIGVAYEVAGISAKVEDLKLRSENSDYDLGAVPAGFYELFYGIDCQDNRVEWTLIAYGRNVRRAVIQKGIIPHHISEDEAKAALDELVRRRWRNFAGHYLEVKCTAIDANAFRDDVGDWAKRHAKAKVIMVRGKADDSMAPMVEVKWEYDKRGKRKVNRL
- a CDS encoding terminase gpA endonuclease subunit, with the translated sequence MTSAESARSTAYKGRFYHFSANAFKWALYRSLTKIDDPARRSYVAFPRGLDDDYFDQIAAEKRVRKVTKTGFVKYVWEKDPNQANEALDMLNQAEAAARRSGVFDASDEYWDKLEAMLGQSDPDAQMDIEDMMARQDSKTAVIAETAVKLHAALTDLQKQAEATGGNKPSTPDRAESATLRRIREKREKRENNKGP
- the gpW gene encoding gpW family head-tail joining protein; the protein is MADTEALEARLAEAESTLHKLLTGDLEREMSQGGKSASFNLPSESKLRAYIDELKQQLGQSVSRRHHNRRIRFQ